From a region of the Dictyostelium discoideum AX4 chromosome 2 chromosome, whole genome shotgun sequence genome:
- a CDS encoding phosphoesterase, PA-phosphatase related-family protein, producing the protein MDRNFLNESNNSTNNRNKYVIYDEEESKPLFYNYDFRKKNKMVMYLFDWMMVVILLIVGGILFLKVTVRGRLFTLDDESISYPKLPELVPMHVLIPVIIALPLAIIIVVSLIVKRDCHDFHHAILGLAQSLALTLLLTGSFKCFIGGLRPNFLEVCDPTPASIAAGNPPVGFSKIYYDRSICSADDSIVNDALSAYPSGHSSITAASFGFLALFIHAKFKIFDNRGHIFLYVIVSGCIIGAGLIGISRVADYRHTFLNVLAGWSIGLIIALSCYRLNYSSLFGRDNHVSIHSHWLTYWNHHDNLNNNNNNIKNNFDLEKNCNQSPNNIALDELNK; encoded by the exons atggatagaaattttttaaatgaaagtaataatagtacaaataatagaaataaatatGTAATatatgatgaagaagaaagtaaaccattattttataattatgattttagaaaaaagaataaaatggtgatgtatttatttgattggaTGATGGTTGTTATACTTTTAATAGTTGGCggtatattatttttaaaagttacaGTTAGAGGTCGTTTATTTACATTGGATGACGAGTCAATATCATATCCAAAATTACCAGAATTAGTGCCAATGCATGTTTTAATACCTGTTATTATAGCATTACCACTTGCaattataattgttgttAGTTTAATTGTTAAACGTGATTGTCACGATTTCCATCACGCAATTCTTGGTTTAGCACAATCATTAGCATTAACATTACTTTTAACTGGTTCtttcaaatgttttattGGTGGATTACGTCCAAATTTCTTGGAAGTTTGCGACCCAACACCTGCATCAATAGCAGCAGGAAATCCACCAGTTGGTTTTagtaaaatttattatgacCGTTCAATTTGTTCTGCCGATGATTCAATTGTAAATGATGCATTAAGTGCATATCCATCAGGTCATAGTTCAATAACAGCAGCATCATTTGGCTTCTTGGCATTATTTATTCACGCAAAGTTTAAAATATTCGATAATAGAGGTCATATTTTCCTTTATGTCATTGTTAGTGGTTGTATAATTGGTGCAGGTTTAATTGGTATTAGTAGAGTTGCT gATTATCGTCatacatttttaaatgtatTAGCTGGTTGGTCAATTGGTTTAATTATTGCTTTATCATGTTATCGTTTAAATTATAGTTCATTATTTGGTCGTGATAATCATGTTTCAATTCATTCCCATTGGTTAACTTATTGGAATCAtcatgataatttaaataataataataataatattaaaaataattttgatttagaaaaaaattgtaatcaATCACCAAATAATATTGCATTggatgaattaaataaataa
- the helB1 gene encoding DEAD/DEAH box helicase, with translation MDEYDKKRRLEHGGSDRSRSSNDNRNSHGSSGNNYRDDRKDDRYYRDDRSHYNNNNNNNNNNNNNNNNNNGNGYRDDRNYSSQNKYQNHHQQSPPQQQQQQQNSSYVPSQPPQQQTQTQQQPHIQAPPPAKPRKSRFDQAPETIPIQAPQQPPMISNQPIFKQQPMYQQPMYQQKQQQPQPPIFQQQQKQQQPPIFQHHQPPPIYQQPPVYQQQQQQQQPVFQQQQQQRVATEAIQFQQTPQQLAIEQERLKQERENEKKIEQANLEEEMKKRREKVEQWRKQKLEQELKASGSSNSGSTSSPPTTTTTTTKTTAATTTATTSPLTIPSQQQQTATTSPIKKKWSLEEEEETAQPLVNTNIEQKEIKLPPTANIPAAAATTTSATINTTTIKQSIEEDDDIDPLDAYMENLNKEANLNLKKSKTSQMIDDDEKLEEESEGEDDGKDKTIKKGKKEMLHTDHTSIKYAEFQKNFYIEVPVLANMTETEVLDFRSELGVKITGKDCPKPIQSWAQAGLTEKVHLLLKKFQYEKPTSIQAQTIPAIMNGRDLIGIARTGSGKTLAFLLPMFRHILAQPKSAPGEGMIALIMSPTRELALQIHVECKKFSKVLGLRTACVYGGASISEQIAELKRGADIVVCTPGRMIDILCANNRRITNLRRVTFLVLDEADRMFDMGFGPQINCIVDSIRPDRQTIMFSATFPPKVENVAKKILNKPLEIIAGGRSIVSSDIEQFVEVRPTETRFRRLIELLSIWYHKGQILIFTNRQETTDNLYRQLSNSQYQCLSLHGSKDQTDRDETISDFKNKVKTILIATPLASRGLDIKDLNLVVNFDCPDHLEDYVHRVGRTGRAGNRGTAYTFITPDEERFSSSIIKALEQSGSKVPDELRKLNDTYEKKRKEGKDVLLAPTGFTGRGHKFDAAEEDKKNIERKQQRKAYGIEEEEEEEDEDKEKAEKEKLAAASAEKEKQLLSEKEKLDPATTNTIVIPGVDGTIITPSSLLQTDPSVPVGQQAINQIFGISQVTSSEEAIKKLQLAAQLGMKGNIQKLNNQITPLNQTHFIEELEINDYSQQARWKVTHKDALLEITNFTNTTITTKGTFFPPNKIPAPGERKLYLYIEGPSDASVKNAKSDIKKILDEVQSTHQSTGKYSVF, from the exons ATGGATgaatatgataaaaaaagGAGATTAGAACATGGAGGATCAGATAGAAGTAGATCTTCGAATGATAATAGAAATTCACATGGGTCAAGTGGTAATAATTATAGAGATGATAGAAAAGACGATAGATATTATAGAGATGATAGAAgtcattataataataataataataataataataataataataataataataataataataatggaaatgGTTATAGGGATGATAGAAATTATAGCAgccaaaataaatatcaaaatcaccatcaacaatcaccaccacaacaacaacaacaacaacaaaactcATCATATGTACCttcacaaccaccacaacaacaaacacaaacacaacaacaaccacataTACAGGCACCACCACCAGCTAAGCCTAGAAAATCTAGATTTGATCAAGCACCTGAAACAATTCCAATTCAagcaccacaacaaccaccaatgATATCAAACCAACCAATTTTTAAACAGCAACCAATGTATCAACAACCAATGtatcaacaaaaacaacaacaaccacaaccaccaatatttcaacaacaacaaaaacaacaacaaccaccaatatttcaacatcatcaaccaccaccaatttatcaacaaccaccagtttatcaacaacaacaacaacaacaacaaccagtttttcaacaacaacaacaacaaagagtTGCAACCGAAgcaattcaatttcaacaaaCTCCACAACAATTAGCAATTGAACAAGAGAGATTAAAACAAGAAAGAGAGaatgaaaagaaaattgAACAAGCAAATTTAGAAGAGGAGATGAAAAAGAGAAGAGAAAAAGTTGAACAATGGAGAAAACAAAAATTGgaacaagaattaaaagCTTCAGGAAGTAGTAATAGCGGATCTACTTCTTctccaccaacaacaacaacaacaacaacaaaaacaacagcagcaacaacaacagctaCAACATCACCATTGACAATACcatcacaacaacagcaaacagctacaacatcaccaataaaaaagaaatggagtttagaagaagaggaagaaacAGCTCAACCATTAGTTAATACAAATATagaacaaaaagaaataaaattaccaCCAACTGCAAATATAccagcagcagcagcaacaacaacatcagcTACTATAAATACAACTACAATaaaacaatcaattgaagaagatgatgatataGATCCATTAGATGCATATatggaaaatttaaataaagaagcaaatttaaatttaaagaaatcaaaaacatCACAAAtgattgatgatgatgagaaATTAGAGGAGGAATCAGAGGGTGAGGATGATGGTAAAGataaaaccattaaaaaaGGAAAGAAAGAGATGTTACATACTGATCATACCTCAATAAAGTATGCagaatttcaaaagaatttttatattgaaGTGCCAGTATTGGCCAATATGACTGAAACAGAGGTATTGGATTTTCGATCAGAATTGGGTGTGAAAATCACTGGTAAAGATTGTCCAAAACCAATTCAATCATGGGCACAAGCTGGGTTAACTGAAAAGGTTCATTTactattaaagaaatttcaaTATGAAAAACCAACATCAATTCAAGCACAAACTATACCTGCAATTATGAATGGTCGTGATTTAATTGGTATTGCCAGAACTGGTTCCGGTAAAACATTGGCATTCCTTTTACCAATGTTTCGTCATATACTGGCACAACCAAAATCTGCACCTGGTGAAGGTATGATTGCATTGATTATGTCACCAACTAGAGAATTGGCACTTCAAATTCATGTTGAATGTAAAAAGTTTTCAAAAGTACTTGGATTACGTACCGCTTGTGTTTATGGTGGTGCAAGTATAAGTGAACAAATAGCCGAATTGAAAAGAGGTGCCGATATTGTCGTTTGCACACCAGGTCGTATGATCGATATTTTATGTGCAAATAATCGACGTATCACCAACCTAAGACGTGTAACATTCTTGGTGTTGGATGAAGCCGATCGTATGTTTGATATGGGTTTTGGTCCACAAATTAATTGTATCGTCGATAGTATTAGACCCGATCGTCAAACCATTATGTTCTCTGCAACTTTTCCTCCAAAAGTTGAGAATGTCGCAAAGAAGATCCTAAACAAACCATTGGAAATCATTGCTGGTGGTAGAAGTATAGTTTCATCAGATATTGAACAATTTGTAGAGGTACGTCCAACTGAAACTAGATTTAGACGTTTAATAGAATTGCTATCGATTTGGTATCATAAAGGTCAGATTTTAATCTTTACCAATCGTCAAGAGACCACCGACAATCTATATCGTCAACTTTCAAACTCTCAATATCAATGTCTATCATTACATGGTAGTAAAGATCAAACCGATCGTGATGAAACCATTAGTGACTTTAAAAATAAGGTTAAAACCATTTTAATCGCTACACCATTGGCATCACGTGGTTTGGATATCAAAGATTTAAATCTTGTGGTTAATTTCGATTGCCCTGATCATTTGGAAGATTATGTTCATAGGGTAGGTAGAACTGGTAGAGCAGGAAATCGTGGTACTGCTTATACATTTATCACACCCGACGAAGAGAGATTCTCTTCGTCAATCATTAAAGCTTTGGAACAATCTGGTTCAAAAGTACCCGATGAACTTAGAAAATTGAATGATACCTAcgagaaaaagagaaaagaaGGTAAGGATGTACTATTGGCACCAACCGGTTTCACTGGTAGAGGTCATAAATTTGATGCTGCCGAAGAggataaaaagaatattgaAAGAAAACAACAAAGAAAAGCATATGGTAtcgaagaggaagaagaagaagaggatgaagataaagaaaaagctGAAAAGGAGAAATTGGCCGCTGCTTCCgctgaaaaagaaaaacaattattatctgaaaaagaaaaattggATCCTGCTACCACTAATACTATCGTCATACCTGGTGTAGATGGTACAATCATTACACCTTCTTCATTACTTCAAACCGATCCTTCAGTTCCTGTGGGTCAACAGGCTATCAATCAAATATTTGGTATTTCACAAGTTACCTCCTCCGAAGAAGCAATTAAAAAACTTCAATTGGCCGCTCAATTAGGTATGAAAGgtaatattcaaaaattaaataatcaaataactCCATTAAATCAAACTCATTTCATTGAAGAAttagaaattaatgattattCTCAACAAGCTCGTTGGAAAGTTACTCATAAA gATGCTTTACTTgaaattaccaattttacaaatactacaattacaacaaaagGTACATTCTTTCCACCAAATAAAATACCAGCTCCAGGTGaaagaaaattatatttatatattgaaGGTCCATCTGATGCATCTGTCAAAAATGCAAAATCtgatattaaaaagattCTCGACGAAGTTCAATCAACTCATCAAAGTACTGGAAAGTATTctgtattttaa
- a CDS encoding hypothetical protein (Similar to Arabidopsis thaliana (Mouse-ear cress). At3g30775/MIF6.16): protein MIKNTVRIINKNSNTFINIRNNNNNNINSSLKSGFGTIKRFNTTLNHNSSNSNIQTPISINSTIINNNNNSNNNNSNNIINNDLNVVKFSTISTPNSILDTLNENHSNQTNNVNNKNYNNNNNNFEKDDKFGPPNNQNNNKLDLDTSKLYVSKSTGELFFTFMILKVCSINFISDNSQKFLNLFEKLGLSKPLNFFIKYSFFKQFCAGETIRETEIFTEKLNKLGIGTILDYAIEELAGSSEGFDSVAENICETIRVAAKNPTNSFSCVKFTGLVTPSVLEKMNTLVSNVTTNVSELPIESFNSPLDFYLNQSSSLMKQGSEPLLTSKDIKEIKEFFNRMDKIFQLCHQRGVPILVDAEQSYYQVAIHHLTMSYSIKYNKEKPIIYNTYQMYLVNGMNVLKQHFELSSSQKFNFKLGAKIVRGAYMVTESERSQRLSTENPVLPTIQDTHKSYNTALDFLLNQIKSDPNSIGLMIASHNEDSINLGTKLIKQYKIDPTNPNIQFGQLFGMADFLSFNLVDQHQRIFKYVPFGPVEEVLPYLIRRMHENKGFIGSNSDKELFYLKKEIKRRLF, encoded by the exons atgataaaaaatacagttagaataataaataaaaatagtaatacttttattaatattagaaataataataataataatattaatagctCATTAAAAAGTGGCTTTGGTAcaataaaaagatttaatacaACACTAAATCATAATAgcagtaatagtaatattcaaacaccaatttcaattaattctacaatcataaataataataataatagtaataacaataatagtaataacattattaataatgatttaaatgttgttaaattttcaacaatttcaacaccaaattcaattttggatacattaaatgaaaatcattCAAATCAAACCaacaatgtaaataataaaaattataataataataataataattttgaaaaagatgatAAATTTGGTCCTCCAAataaccaaaataataataaattggatttggatacttcaaaattatatgtttcaaaatcaacaggtgaattattttttacttttatgattttaaaagtttgttcaattaattttatttctgaTAATAgtcaaaaatttttaaatttatttgaaaa atTAGGATTGTCAAAaccattaaattttttcattaaatattcattttttaaacaattttgcGCAGGAGAGACAATTAGAGAAACTGAAATATTTAcagagaaattaaataaattaggtATTGGTACAATTTTAGATTATGCAATTGAAGAGTTGGCAGGTAGTTCAGAAGGTTTCGATAGTGTTGCAGAGAATATTTGTGAAACCATTAGAGTTGCAGCAAAGAATCCAACCAATTCATTCAGTTGTGTTAAGTTCACAGGATTGGTTACACCATCAGTATTGGAGAAAATGAATACTTTAGTATCCAATGTAACAACCAATGTATCGgaattaccaattgaatcatttaattcaccattggatttctatttaaatcaatcatcatcattgatGAAACAAGGAAGTGAACCATTGTTAACAAGTAAAGATATCAAAGAGATTAAAGAATTCTTTAATAGAATGGACaagatttttcaattatgtCATCAACGTGGTGTACCGATTTTAGTGGATGCCGAACAAAGTTATTATCAAGTTGCAATTCACCATTTAACAATGTCCTATTCAATTAAGTATAATAAAGAGAAACCAATAATTTACAATACCTATCAAATGTATTTAGTTAATGGTATGAATGTATTGAAACAACATTTTGAGCTATCGTCATCACAAAAGTTTAACTTTAAATTGGGTGCTAAAATCGTACGTGGTGCTTATATGGTTACAGAGAGTGAACGTTCTCAAAGATTGTCAACTGAAAATCCAGTCTTACCAACAATTCAAGATACACATAAAAGTTATAATACAGCATTGGATTTCTTATTGAATCAAATTAAATCCGAtccaaattcaattggtCTCATGATAGCTTCACATAATGAAGATTCAATCAATTTAGgtacaaaattaattaaacaatataaaattgaTCCAACTAATCCAAATATACAATTTGGTCAATTATTTGGTATGGCCGATTTCCTTAGTTTTAATTTGGTGGATCAACATCaaagaattttcaaatatgtACCGTTTGGTCCGGTTGAAGAAGTTTTACCTTATTTAATTAGAAGAATGCATGAAAATAAAGGTTTCATTGGTAGTAATAGtgataaagaattattttatttaaagaaagaaattaaaagaagattattttaa
- a CDS encoding hypothetical protein (Similar to similarity to S. cerevisiae kti12 protein), with the protein MPLIVLSGPPCSGKTTRAKELYEHFTNLGKKVIIINEESLLINKNEGYKDSLTEKMTRGSLKGATDRNLSKDTVVISDSLNYIKGYRYELYCIARAAGTRLLVLYCNTPRDLAKKWNQERDQSVAYSEKLLDELTNRFEVPNPKNRWDSPLFTLEPQHTLPHELLFKTLFEVQELRPNYATQSQSLSPANFVHELETKTQEITSVISDALQSSMVGDYIKVPGTEKRVVIHSKLNLVELRNQRRQFYKFAQLHPPQPHLIADSFVDFLNSSSN; encoded by the exons atgccATTAATTGTATTAAGTGGACCACCATGTAGTGGTAAAACAACAAGAGCAAAAGAATTATATGAACATTTTACAAATCTCGgtaaaaaagttataattataaatgaagaatcattattaataaataaaaatgaaggtTATAAAGATTCACTCACAGAAAAGATGACAAGAGGTTCACTTAAAGGTGCAACCGATAGAAATCTTTCAAAAGATACTGTAGTCATTTCagattcattaaattatattaaaggTTATAGATATGAACTTTATTGTATTGCAAGAGCTGCCGGTACAAGATTATTAGTT ctTTATTGTAATACACCAAGAGATTTAGCTAAAAAATGGAATCAAGAAAGGGATCAATCAGTTGCATATTCTGAGAAATTATTAGATGAGTTAACAAATAGATTTGAAGTACCAAATCCAAAGAATAGATGGGATTCACCTTTATTCACTTTAGAACCACAACATACATTACCacatgaattattatttaaaactttatttgaaGTTCAAGAATTAAGACCAAATTATGCAACTCAATCt caatcaTTATCACCAGCAAATTTTGTACATGAATTAGAAACGAAAACACAAGAGATAACAAGTGTTATTTCAGATGCACTCCAATCATCAATGGTTGGTGATTATATTAAAGTACCAGGTACTGAGAAAAGAGTTGTAATTCatagtaaattaaatttagtgGAATTGAGAAACCAAAGAAgacaattttataaatttgcTCAATTACACCCACCACAACCTCATTTAATTGCTGAttcttttgttgattttttaaattcttcttcaaattaa
- a CDS encoding transmembrane protein has translation MEEPIIIDNNNIESLSQQQHSTVTNIDSNAGNVLYIDKDMWWKLLYTMFITTGIGYLMAKRNSTSKFRIIKPIPVVILGYIVLLWCSIHHKSGTQQMFNLIIPNNPTTYAMYISVGLFLSAVGDFFLLYKRFFIHGVFFFLVAHISFIFAFTSSEQFFTPTVTALLVGIVCLFVYMYLAKVFPLFSKMGISKSLAIALLFYTSVIVTMCFTASVKSFLKLITIINNNHDIFSNIFSSFSFYASIGAIGAVLFFISDLMILVREINQLANGQVSTIRKLLGHGDLGMIVYWLGQFCIALSVTEF, from the coding sequence atggaagaaccaataataattgataataataatattgaaagtttaagtcaacaacaacatagTACAGTTACAAATATTGATAGTAATGCAGGTAATGTATTATATATTGATAAGGATATGTGGTGGAAATTATTGTATACAATGTTTATAACAACGGGTATTGGATATTTAATGgcaaaaagaaattcaacaagtaaatttagaattattaaaccCATACCAGTGGTAATTTTAGGATATATAGTATTATTATGGTGCTCAATTCATCATAAGAGCGGTACCCAACAAatgtttaatttaattataccaAACAATCCAACAACCTATGCAATGTATATCTCTGTTGGTTTGTTTTTATCAGCGGTTGGGGATTTCTTCCTCTTGTATAAGAGATTCTTCATTCATGgggttttctttttcttggtTGCACATATTAGTTTTATATTTGCGTTCACTTCATCAGAACAATTCTTTACACCAACTGTAACTGCATTGTTGGTGGGTATAGTTTGTTTATTCGTTTATATGTATTTGGCAAAGGTATTCCCACTGTTTTCCAAAATGGGTATATCGAAATCATTGGCAATCGCTTTGTTATTCTATACCTCGGTAATTGTAACAATGTGCTTCACTGCCTCGGTCAAATCCTTCCTCAAATTGattaccatcatcaataataatcatgACATCTTTTCAAATATCTTTTCTTCTTTCTCATTTTACGCAAGTATTGGTGCAATTGGTGCTGTACTCTTTTTCATCTCTGATTTAATGATCTTGGTTAGagaaattaatcaattagcAAATGGTCAAGTTAGTACTATTCGTAAACTTTTAGGTCATGGAGATCTTGGTATGATTGTTTATTGGCTAGGTCAATTTTGTATTGCTTTATCTGTAActgaattttaa
- the bpnt1 gene encoding 3',5'-bisphosphate nucleotidase 1 (Similar to 2'), with protein MSKTLNILELTSACIKLAQESGDIIRDVFKSGSLGIEMKSVDDPMTKADLLSQQHIIGSLRTIWSDIKIVGEEQCEIPTIDKKPPIDLLANDKDCIEKCPEEFKQLPIDDLIIFIDPLDATREFTLGRVGCVMTLIGISFKGKPIAGIIYQPFVDCNGDGTTDQSKWVGRTIWAIVGGGIPVKGIKDRRAPEDVGKVILTTTASHFNDKVQQAVDAIKPDKLLRAGGAGYKSLLVIENQADVYVFPTVGSKLWDICGPHAILLAVGGKLTDPQGNDIIYSTDPEKIENKNGIIITISNHQKYIDLLKNFKN; from the coding sequence atgtcaaaaactttaaatatattagaaTTAACATCAGCATGTATAAAATTAGCACAAGAATCAGGTGATATAATAAGAGATGTTTTTAAATCAGGATCATTAGGAATTGAAATGAAATCAGTTGATGATCCAATGACAAAAGCAGATTTATTATCACAACAACATATAATTGGTTCATTGAGAACTATTTGGAGTGATATTAAAATAGTTGGAGAGGAACAATGTGAAATACCAACAATCGATAAGAAACcaccaattgatttattagcAAATGATAAAGATTGTATTGAGAAATGTCCAGAAGAATTCAAACAATTACCCATTGACGatttaatcattttcatcGATCCATTAGACGCAACTAGAGAATTTACATTGGGTAGAGTGGGTTGTGTGATGACATTAATTGGAATTAGTTTCAAAGGTAAACCAATTGCAGGTATCATTTATCAACCATTTGTAGATTGTAATGGTGATGGAACAACTGACCAATCTAAATGGGTGGGAAGAACAATTTGGGCTATTGTCGGTGGCGGCATACCAGTTAAGGGAATCAAAGATAGAAGAGCACCTGAAGATGTTGGTAAAGTGATTTTAACAACCACCGCCTCTCATTTCAATGATAAAGTTCAACAAGCTGTAGATGCAATTAAAcctgataaattattaagagCTGGTGGTGCTGGTTATAAAAGTTTATTggtaattgaaaatcaagCAGATGTTTATGTTTTCCCAACTGTTGGTTCAAAACTTTGGGATATCTGTGGTCCACATGCTATCCTATTAGCTGTTGGTGGTAAATTAACTGATCCTCAAGGTAATGATATTATTTACTCAACCGATCctgaaaaaattgaaaataaaaatggtataATCATTACAATATCAAATCATCAAAAgtatattgatttattaaaaaattttaaaaattaa